A stretch of Myroides oncorhynchi DNA encodes these proteins:
- a CDS encoding phage holin family protein codes for MGFIVRLLITTVLVVLLANILPGVHVDSYTTGLWVAVALGLLNMFLKPILVLFTLPATILTMGLFLLVINACIIQLGAYFVKGFIVDGFWYAMLFSIVLTFCQSIVNGFLQKDEPRRG; via the coding sequence ATGGGATTTATTGTAAGATTATTGATTACAACGGTACTAGTTGTATTGTTAGCTAACATTTTACCTGGTGTACATGTAGATAGTTATACTACGGGATTATGGGTAGCAGTGGCATTAGGGCTTTTAAATATGTTTTTAAAGCCAATATTAGTATTATTTACATTACCTGCGACTATTTTGACAATGGGACTGTTTTTACTAGTTATAAATGCGTGTATTATACAATTAGGAGCTTATTTTGTAAAGGGATTCATCGTAGATGGATTCTGGTACGCGATGTTGTTTAGTATTGTATTGACATTTTGTCAATCTATCGTAAATGGCTTTTTGCAAAAAGATGAGCCTAGAAGGGGATAA